One Amaranthus tricolor cultivar Red isolate AtriRed21 chromosome 10, ASM2621246v1, whole genome shotgun sequence genomic window carries:
- the LOC130825222 gene encoding probable pectinesterase 67, protein MYFQNLTPFCNSLPLSITKLWNILAIIISVILISNVKISEGHNSHHAHVVPHHKNVIDAQILTQKIATNRTILVDINGNGDYKSVQEAINAVPDGNSNWITIHVRKGVYREKVHIPRTKPYIFMRGNGKGRSFIIWSQSSDDNIESATFKVEAPNFIAFGISFKNNAPTGEAYTSQNQSVAAYVASDKAAFYHCGFFSTHNTLFDAKGRHYYQGCYIQGSIDFIFGRARSIFHDCEIFVLVDRRIKIHGSITAQNRESEEEPSGFIFNKSKIYGTGQIYLGRAKGAYSRVLFANTYFSGTITAEGWTNWSYNGPTDNLYHAEYECHGPGSSTWERAPWSRRINQEEASKLLSMDFIDGKEWLPAWMD, encoded by the exons atgtattttcaaaatttaaccCCTTTTTGTAATTCTTTACCATTATCAATAACAAAATTGTGGAATATTTTGGCAATAATAATTAGTGTGATTCTTATTTCAAATGTGAAGATTAGTGAAGGACACAATTCTCATCATGCACATGTAGTTCCACATCATAAGAATGTGATTGACGCTCAAATTTTGACACAAAAAATTGCCACAAATAGAACAATTTTGGTTGATATTAATGGCAATGGAGACTATAAATCTGTTCAAGAAGCAATTAATGCAGTTCCAGATGGAAATTCCAATTGGATTACCATCCATGTTAGAAAAGGAGTTTATAG GGAGAAAGTACATATACCCCGCACAAAACCTTACATATTCATGAGAGGAAATGGCAAAGGTAGGAGCTTTATTATTTGGTCACAGAGCTCTGATGACAACATTGAGTCTGCAACTTTCAAGGTTGAAGCCCCTAATTTTATTGCATTTGGAATAAGCTTCAAG AATAATGCACCAACAGGGGAAGCCTACACCTCACAAAATCAATCAGTGGCTGCGTATGTAGCATCAGACAAGGCTGCATTTTACCATTGTGGATTTTTCAGCACTCACAATACTCTGTTTGATGCCAAGGGCAGACATTATTATCAAGGATGTTACATTCAAGGTTCTATTGACTTCATCTTTGGTCGTGCTAGATCCATTTTTCAT GATTGTGAGATCTTTGTGCTAGTGGATCGAAGGATAAAGATCCATGGCTCAATCACAGCACAAAACAGAGAAAGTGAAGAAGAACCAAGTGGATTTATATTCAATAAAAGCAAGATTTATGGAACTGGCCAAATTTACTTAGGTAGAGCCAAAGGAGCCTACTCTAGGGTGCTCTTTGCTAATACTTACTTTTCTGGGACTATTACTGCTGAAGGATGGACTAATTGGAGTTACAATGGCCCAACTGA TAATTTATATCACGCGGAGTACGAATGTCATGGACCTGGATCAAGCACATGGGAACGAGCTCCATGGAGTCGCCGTATAAACCAGGAAGAAGCATCTAAACTTCTTTCCATGGATTTCATTGATGGCAAGGAATGGTTACCAGCATGGATGGACTAA